The Staphylothermus marinus F1 genome has a segment encoding these proteins:
- a CDS encoding tyrosine--tRNA ligase: MDVNDKIKLASRNTVEVITLEDLKKVFEEKEHPRGYIGFEPSGLVHVGWLVWMNKVRDLLEAGVDFYILEATWHAYINDKLGGDMDLIRKAARLVRKVMEGFGIDVSKIKFVDAEELVSDKDYWGILVRSAKNVSLARVKRALTIMGRKSEEAETDFSKLIYPLMQVSDIFYLDLDIALGGTDQRKAHMLARDIAEKIGRKKPVAIHTPIITGLKGPGRRMDIVGEIDEVYATHKMSKSKPETAIFVHDPPEEIRAKIRKAYCPPRETMFNPIIEINKYLLFATPGFKLYIDRPEKYGGPITIESYDELEKLYVEGKIHPLDLKNATAEALNKLLEPIRKKLRTDPEAREILETLLKTKITR, translated from the coding sequence ATGGATGTAAATGATAAAATTAAGTTGGCGTCGAGAAATACAGTTGAAGTTATTACTCTTGAAGATTTAAAGAAAGTTTTTGAGGAAAAAGAACATCCCAGAGGATATATTGGTTTCGAACCCAGTGGTCTTGTCCATGTTGGATGGCTTGTATGGATGAATAAGGTTAGAGACCTGTTAGAGGCGGGTGTTGATTTCTATATATTAGAAGCTACGTGGCATGCTTACATAAATGATAAACTAGGAGGAGACATGGATCTTATACGGAAAGCTGCTAGACTTGTTAGAAAAGTAATGGAGGGTTTTGGAATAGATGTTTCTAAGATAAAGTTTGTTGATGCCGAAGAACTAGTATCGGATAAGGATTATTGGGGAATACTTGTCCGTTCAGCTAAAAATGTTAGTTTAGCTAGAGTGAAGAGAGCGCTCACAATAATGGGTAGGAAAAGTGAAGAAGCAGAAACTGATTTTTCAAAACTAATATATCCATTAATGCAAGTCAGTGACATATTCTATTTAGACCTAGATATTGCGTTGGGAGGAACTGATCAGAGAAAAGCCCATATGTTAGCAAGAGATATTGCTGAGAAAATAGGTAGAAAAAAACCTGTTGCTATCCATACACCAATAATAACTGGTTTGAAAGGACCAGGTAGGAGAATGGATATTGTTGGAGAGATTGACGAAGTATATGCTACACATAAGATGAGTAAGAGCAAACCAGAAACAGCAATATTTGTTCATGATCCACCGGAAGAAATAAGAGCTAAGATCAGAAAAGCATATTGTCCTCCACGCGAAACAATGTTTAACCCGATAATAGAGATCAATAAATACCTATTATTTGCAACACCAGGATTCAAATTATACATAGATCGTCCGGAAAAATATGGTGGACCAATAACTATTGAATCATACGATGAACTAGAGAAACTATATGTTGAGGGAAAAATACATCCGCTAGACCTAAAAAACGCTACAGCTGAAGCACTAAACAAACTCCTCGAACCAATAAGGAAAAAACTAAGAACAGACCCGGAGGCTAGAGAAATTCTCGAGACATTGTTAAAGACAAAAATAACTCGTTAA
- a CDS encoding metal-dependent hydrolase, giving the protein MAIIKYLGHSAFEIVLTGLDGAEKTILIDPWIENPLSPVKLSDYKNRKIDYIFVTHDHGDHLGNAIEIAKETGAKIVGIFEIALYAREKGVQSIDGNIGGKLNIPDLFAVLTPAWHSSNRGAPTGVVVGGKDVTIYHAGDTGLFMEMSLIGELYGPDIALLPIGGHYTMGVKEAVKAVQLIRPKIAIPMHYNTFTPIKADPEEFKKLVESTTPTKVVILKPGETFTYP; this is encoded by the coding sequence ATGGCGATCATTAAATACTTAGGGCATTCAGCCTTCGAAATAGTCTTGACAGGCCTTGATGGGGCGGAGAAAACAATTCTTATTGATCCATGGATAGAGAATCCATTGAGTCCTGTAAAGCTAAGTGATTATAAGAATAGAAAAATAGACTATATATTCGTAACACATGATCACGGTGATCATCTGGGAAACGCTATTGAGATAGCTAAGGAGACTGGAGCAAAAATTGTTGGAATATTTGAAATCGCATTATATGCTCGAGAAAAAGGTGTTCAAAGTATTGATGGTAATATTGGAGGGAAACTGAATATACCAGATCTTTTTGCCGTATTAACACCTGCATGGCATAGCAGTAATAGAGGAGCACCCACAGGCGTTGTTGTCGGAGGAAAAGATGTAACAATATATCATGCTGGTGACACAGGATTATTCATGGAGATGAGCTTGATCGGAGAACTATATGGTCCAGACATAGCATTGCTACCAATCGGAGGACATTATACTATGGGCGTTAAAGAAGCAGTTAAAGCAGTCCAACTTATAAGGCCAAAAATAGCCATACCAATGCATTACAACACATTTACACCAATAAAAGCTGATCCCGAGGAATTCAAGAAACTCGTAGAATCAACAACTCCTACAAAAGTGGTAATTTTAAAACCAGGCGAAACATTCACGTATCCATAA
- the map gene encoding type II methionyl aminopeptidase: protein MSLSEEAISKLLKAGEIAKKVREEAARIAEPGMKLFELAEYVERRIRELGGEPAFPVNLSINEVAAHYTPVVDDNTIIPDNAVLKIDLGVHIDGYIADTSVTVAFNPVYESLLEASRMALEKALEIVGPGIRVNTIGKVIEETITSYGYKPIRNLSGHSIDRYLIHAGKSIPNYNDLFTRWKLVEGVYAIEPFATNGVGLVREGPIATIYSLTPRRRTHLTLYEKKLFDKIWSERRTLPFCERWYVGLFNSVEGLRNTLRMMQKHRVIYAYPVLIERGGGLVSQFEHTFIIHGKDVIVTTK from the coding sequence ATGTCGTTATCAGAAGAAGCTATATCCAAGCTGTTAAAAGCTGGAGAAATAGCCAAAAAAGTTAGGGAGGAGGCTGCTAGAATAGCTGAGCCTGGCATGAAACTATTTGAACTCGCAGAATATGTTGAAAGAAGAATAAGAGAACTTGGAGGCGAGCCGGCCTTCCCTGTTAATCTAAGTATTAATGAAGTTGCTGCTCATTATACTCCTGTCGTGGATGATAATACTATTATACCTGATAATGCTGTTCTCAAAATAGATCTTGGAGTACATATTGATGGATACATAGCTGATACTTCTGTCACCGTTGCCTTTAACCCTGTATATGAGAGCCTTCTCGAAGCTAGTAGAATGGCGCTTGAAAAAGCGCTTGAAATAGTTGGGCCAGGAATAAGGGTTAATACGATTGGGAAAGTTATTGAGGAAACAATTACTTCTTATGGATACAAACCTATTAGAAACCTTTCTGGACACAGTATTGATCGCTACCTTATACATGCTGGTAAAAGCATACCTAACTATAATGATTTATTTACACGTTGGAAACTAGTAGAGGGAGTATATGCTATAGAGCCCTTTGCAACAAACGGTGTTGGGCTTGTGAGGGAAGGACCAATAGCTACAATATATTCTCTTACACCACGCAGAAGAACCCATTTAACACTTTATGAGAAGAAATTATTTGATAAAATATGGAGTGAGCGTAGAACACTGCCATTCTGTGAGAGATGGTATGTTGGATTATTCAATAGTGTTGAAGGTTTAAGGAATACTTTAAGGATGATGCAGAAACATAGAGTAATATATGCTTATCCAGTTCTTATAGAAAGAGGCGGAGGCTTGGTTTCACAGTTTGAACATACATTCATTATACATGGAAAAGACGTTATTGTTACAACTAAATAA
- a CDS encoding DUF1512 domain-containing protein, with protein sequence MPDTDWGTLITQLIWLLFFIMIFTGANQKIQMKLWSIDIRNKLSIIKRYIDEDHARIENILKNLGVQTPSVLIKRANNFFTIDPVTIEPTDIIKRMEHLIRTSDKSFRKLVSLYLPNLDKHERSLVETSISILSTLNLIYKVIKHYLISSEKENNWVLLMQLELIMPQIMKLVETYHEALDPFTTGKPIGDGAGPLIAHRIIEDGRVVSKKVVEDTSITEVWLDDRRIFVIKAEGPGSNVGRPGYILAKLVDELRGSVDLIITIDAALKLESEERGEIAEGVGAAIGDPGPEKIAIERAATKYGIPLRALVVKMDLGDAIYTMKKDIYEACERAYEYVRKLVKELTTPKSTIIIAGIGNTMGVPG encoded by the coding sequence TTGCCGGATACTGACTGGGGAACACTTATAACACAGTTGATCTGGTTGTTGTTCTTTATAATGATATTTACAGGTGCTAATCAGAAGATCCAGATGAAGCTTTGGAGTATTGATATAAGAAATAAGCTTTCAATTATTAAGAGATATATTGATGAAGATCATGCACGTATAGAGAATATTTTAAAGAATCTAGGTGTTCAAACCCCTTCAGTACTGATTAAGCGTGCAAATAATTTTTTCACAATAGACCCTGTAACTATAGAGCCAACAGACATTATTAAGCGTATGGAGCACTTGATACGAACTAGTGATAAGAGTTTTAGAAAACTAGTCTCCCTATACTTGCCTAACCTAGATAAACATGAGAGAAGCCTTGTTGAAACAAGTATTTCCATACTTAGTACTTTAAACCTAATATATAAGGTGATCAAACACTACTTGATCAGTAGTGAGAAAGAAAATAACTGGGTTCTACTAATGCAGCTTGAACTAATTATGCCCCAGATAATGAAGCTTGTTGAAACATATCATGAAGCTCTAGACCCGTTTACCACGGGCAAGCCTATAGGTGATGGAGCAGGCCCATTAATAGCCCATAGAATAATCGAAGATGGAAGAGTTGTTTCGAAAAAAGTCGTCGAGGATACAAGTATTACTGAGGTTTGGCTAGATGATAGAAGAATATTTGTTATAAAAGCTGAGGGGCCGGGAAGCAATGTGGGTAGACCTGGATACATTTTAGCAAAACTTGTCGATGAGTTGAGAGGCAGTGTTGATTTAATAATTACTATTGATGCAGCTCTTAAGCTTGAAAGTGAGGAGAGAGGTGAAATTGCTGAAGGGGTTGGTGCAGCTATAGGTGATCCAGGACCCGAGAAAATAGCTATTGAAAGAGCCGCAACAAAATATGGAATCCCATTAAGAGCCTTAGTTGTTAAGATGGATCTCGGAGACGCCATATACACTATGAAGAAGGATATATATGAAGCATGTGAGAGAGCATATGAGTATGTTAGAAAACTTGTTAAGGAATTGACAACACCTAAATCAACAATAATAATTGCAGGAATAGGAAACACCATGGGTGTGCCTGGATGA
- a CDS encoding TIGR00304 family membrane protein — translation MIDQSLIWFTGMLLILIGFIILLFGLMGGGEESSKKNVEAGGVVIIGPIPIVFGTSHRITVILLVLAIILVTILLIYYLLPLYLPINK, via the coding sequence ATGATTGATCAAAGCCTTATCTGGTTTACAGGTATGCTACTAATACTTATCGGCTTCATAATCTTATTGTTCGGACTAATGGGTGGTGGGGAAGAAAGCTCTAAGAAGAATGTAGAAGCTGGTGGAGTAGTAATTATTGGCCCTATACCAATAGTTTTTGGCACATCACATAGAATAACGGTTATCTTATTGGTTTTGGCAATTATACTTGTAACAATACTATTAATATACTATTTACTCCCACTCTACTTACCAATTAATAAGTAA
- a CDS encoding YunC family protein, which yields MKTPYSTISVKIINIDNKKLVGIEIELPNAPPLIILRGDKGFVMCGYLDIKVADKLGLVAARVTGVRSISEMLEKEIVEVTSKASEHGILPGMKVKDIISKL from the coding sequence ATGAAGACCCCGTACTCAACTATATCAGTAAAAATAATCAATATAGATAATAAAAAACTAGTTGGGATAGAAATAGAATTACCTAATGCACCACCACTAATAATTCTTCGCGGAGACAAAGGATTCGTTATGTGTGGATACCTAGACATAAAAGTTGCCGACAAACTCGGACTAGTAGCTGCACGGGTAACTGGAGTTAGAAGCATTAGTGAAATGTTGGAGAAGGAAATAGTTGAGGTAACAAGTAAAGCATCTGAACACGGAATACTTCCTGGAATGAAGGTTAAGGATATTATCAGTAAATTATAA
- the pyk gene encoding pyruvate kinase — MRKVKIITTIGPSSGKYEVLSRLIQEGVDGFRINFSHGNPHEWDEWVKMVRELAEKYEREISIMGDLPGPQVRIGELPVQEIKAKQTVKLVYKDKVDEENTIPVPNRKVFEILELGDIVLIDDGKIILRIIDIGGNEAEAIVLNDAVLYPHKTLVVFGKEIDLPVLSEKDVDLVNYSVSRKLTYLAISFVRRSSDIVIVRDIVSRLNGEIGLIAKIETRSAVKNLKDIMSVSDAIIIARGDLGMHYSLEELPGLQRKIAREAIMIGKPSIVATQLLESMVNYPRPSRSEVVDVVNAVYDLVDALLLTDETAIGKYPVESVKWLKRIISSAESSIVERRIEDIREKLELRALREKYALGLTLLAEKINAKILIYTKTSTIPPAISRFRPQIPVYVGTSDKLIAEKLTIYYGLKPFYLKQLRNKDIDYDQGVKTLYEHLKNKEEITYGEIIAEAYGRRETQIHEIKIRQVI, encoded by the coding sequence ATGAGAAAAGTTAAGATAATAACTACGATAGGCCCGAGCAGTGGTAAATACGAGGTATTGTCAAGACTTATACAGGAAGGGGTAGATGGTTTTAGAATTAATTTCAGCCATGGAAATCCCCATGAATGGGATGAATGGGTTAAAATGGTTAGAGAACTTGCAGAGAAATATGAACGAGAAATATCTATAATGGGTGATTTACCAGGCCCCCAAGTAAGGATAGGGGAATTACCAGTACAGGAGATTAAGGCTAAACAAACCGTTAAGCTTGTATATAAAGATAAGGTTGACGAGGAAAACACTATACCCGTACCTAATAGGAAGGTTTTCGAAATATTAGAGCTTGGAGATATTGTATTGATTGATGATGGAAAAATAATTCTTAGAATAATAGACATTGGTGGAAACGAAGCTGAAGCAATAGTGTTGAATGACGCAGTATTGTATCCGCATAAAACTCTTGTAGTCTTCGGTAAGGAGATAGACTTGCCTGTTTTAAGCGAGAAAGACGTTGATCTAGTGAACTATAGTGTATCGAGAAAACTAACATATTTAGCCATTAGCTTTGTCCGTAGATCAAGTGATATAGTTATTGTTAGAGATATTGTTTCAAGATTGAATGGAGAAATAGGATTAATAGCTAAAATAGAGACTAGATCAGCTGTTAAGAACTTAAAGGATATAATGAGTGTATCAGATGCTATCATAATAGCCCGTGGAGATCTAGGTATGCATTACAGCTTAGAAGAACTACCAGGTCTACAAAGAAAAATAGCTCGCGAAGCAATAATGATTGGAAAACCCAGCATCGTTGCTACACAACTATTAGAATCAATGGTTAACTATCCAAGGCCTAGTAGGAGCGAAGTAGTTGACGTAGTTAATGCCGTATATGACCTAGTAGATGCCCTACTATTAACTGATGAGACAGCCATAGGTAAATACCCTGTTGAATCAGTTAAATGGTTGAAGAGAATAATAAGTTCGGCTGAATCAAGCATTGTAGAGAGGAGGATCGAAGATATACGTGAAAAACTAGAACTAAGAGCGTTGAGAGAAAAATATGCTCTAGGACTAACACTTTTAGCAGAGAAAATAAATGCAAAAATACTAATCTATACAAAAACCTCCACAATACCTCCAGCAATTTCTCGTTTCAGACCACAGATCCCAGTCTATGTAGGAACTAGTGATAAATTAATAGCGGAAAAACTAACAATATACTACGGCTTAAAACCATTTTATCTAAAACAACTCAGAAACAAAGATATAGACTACGATCAAGGAGTGAAAACATTATATGAACACTTAAAGAATAAAGAAGAAATAACATATGGTGAAATAATAGCAGAAGCGTATGGTAGAAGAGAAACACAAATTCACGAAATAAAAATTAGGCAAGTCATATGA
- a CDS encoding TM1812 family CRISPR-associated protein yields MSSSEFKVLLIAPWGYPPSWRDAKYCLKSVKVGNISLKGCCIGCSSSIAVYLILKSHKKINNTRLLVIGTDTVIEPINEDLRSNVKEWFSTVGEKLLNTTSCEGVIKNNEWINDLHFGIVPGIGEYYGYYFKGDILKIFLESYRYIALNIKDFNPSLLILDTTHGLNILTIAVLYATVAASIVYNKRILTINSEPYPSGKGTKYCIEVKKKSNKSITKENEMPKLNIHDISHLQQIIDFLRALNSLRFLNEKQLNRLPRRKMQNKYVELIDKIICMVEALRTGLIGLLFGNSKLSSDKGIPFTINEIYKFMENIHKLNYDMEWFKPSLENNIVKYEPTIDENIIKYAPILDFLRNYIEEYSDCLKTISLKEFAKCLENKLERSGYWDRKQIIINETSNLTEIACEIKNDMGIETIDSNLLLEYWSKKKGFGNSQGEKDKLVNPRNFAAHAALNFNILKSIKVQNINGKCEIVEIIYDQDKLAKILEKIGRKSRLYHCIEHYT; encoded by the coding sequence ATGTCTAGTTCCGAATTTAAAGTTCTTCTTATCGCTCCATGGGGTTATCCTCCCAGCTGGAGGGATGCAAAATATTGTCTGAAAAGTGTTAAAGTAGGGAACATATCTCTTAAAGGTTGTTGTATTGGATGCAGTAGTTCGATAGCAGTCTACTTAATACTTAAATCGCATAAGAAGATCAACAATACACGTTTATTGGTTATTGGCACAGATACAGTAATAGAACCAATTAATGAGGATCTACGAAGTAATGTTAAAGAATGGTTCAGTACAGTTGGAGAGAAATTATTGAACACTACTAGTTGTGAAGGAGTTATAAAGAATAATGAATGGATCAATGACTTGCATTTTGGCATTGTACCGGGTATAGGGGAATATTACGGATACTATTTCAAAGGAGATATATTAAAGATTTTTCTTGAATCATATCGATACATTGCATTGAACATAAAAGATTTTAATCCAAGCCTCCTAATTCTCGATACAACTCATGGATTAAACATATTAACAATAGCCGTTCTCTACGCCACAGTTGCAGCATCAATTGTATATAACAAACGAATACTTACTATTAATTCCGAACCCTATCCCTCAGGTAAAGGAACAAAGTATTGTATAGAAGTTAAAAAGAAATCCAATAAGAGCATTACTAAAGAGAATGAGATGCCGAAGCTAAACATACATGATATATCACATTTACAACAAATAATAGATTTCTTAAGAGCACTAAATTCACTAAGATTTCTCAACGAGAAACAATTAAATAGACTGCCTAGAAGAAAAATGCAAAACAAATATGTTGAATTAATAGATAAAATAATATGTATGGTTGAAGCATTAAGAACAGGTCTAATAGGCTTACTATTTGGTAACAGTAAATTATCTAGCGATAAAGGAATTCCGTTTACAATAAATGAAATCTATAAATTTATGGAAAATATTCATAAGTTAAACTATGATATGGAATGGTTTAAACCATCACTTGAAAACAATATAGTTAAGTATGAGCCAACTATAGATGAAAACATAATCAAGTATGCTCCTATACTAGACTTTCTTAGAAACTATATTGAAGAATATAGTGATTGTTTAAAAACAATAAGCTTAAAAGAATTCGCAAAATGTCTAGAAAATAAATTAGAGAGGAGTGGTTATTGGGATAGAAAACAAATTATTATAAATGAAACATCAAACCTTACGGAAATAGCATGTGAAATCAAAAATGATATGGGTATAGAAACAATAGATTCTAATCTCCTACTAGAATACTGGTCTAAAAAGAAAGGTTTTGGAAATAGTCAAGGAGAAAAAGATAAACTAGTTAATCCAAGGAACTTTGCAGCACATGCTGCTTTAAACTTTAATATATTAAAGAGTATAAAGGTTCAAAATATTAATGGCAAGTGCGAAATTGTAGAAATAATATATGATCAAGATAAATTAGCAAAAATACTTGAAAAAATAGGTAGAAAGAGCAGACTTTATCACTGCATAGAACACTATACATAG
- the tpiA gene encoding triose-phosphate isomerase yields MSLKPIVAVNYKAYYPYSFGEHALRIARDAVKVWKETGVDIILAPPYTELYRVLKEVEGTDIKVFAQHADPVEPGAKTGYIPLEALKELGVHGVILNHSEHRLKLADINWLIKKAKKLGLQTLVCADVPETGAAVAVLEPDMVAVEPPELIGTGIPVSKAKPEVITRSVELIRKVNKDIVILTGAGISRGEDVYAAVKLGTLGVLVASAIVKSDNPYQVMKDMALNGLKALEK; encoded by the coding sequence ATGAGTTTAAAACCTATTGTTGCAGTAAATTATAAAGCATATTATCCTTATAGCTTCGGAGAACATGCTTTACGGATAGCTAGAGACGCTGTCAAAGTATGGAAGGAGACAGGTGTAGATATTATTCTCGCACCTCCATATACAGAGCTTTACCGTGTATTAAAAGAAGTAGAAGGAACAGACATTAAAGTATTTGCCCAACACGCTGACCCTGTAGAACCAGGTGCTAAAACAGGATATATCCCATTAGAAGCTTTAAAAGAGCTAGGTGTACATGGAGTAATTCTAAATCATAGCGAGCATAGATTAAAACTAGCCGATATAAACTGGTTAATCAAGAAAGCCAAGAAGCTAGGATTACAAACACTAGTATGTGCAGATGTTCCAGAGACCGGTGCAGCAGTAGCTGTACTAGAACCAGATATGGTCGCTGTAGAGCCTCCAGAACTCATAGGAACAGGTATACCTGTAAGTAAAGCTAAACCCGAAGTTATAACGAGAAGTGTTGAGTTGATAAGGAAAGTAAACAAAGACATAGTAATACTTACAGGCGCAGGTATTAGTAGAGGTGAAGATGTATACGCTGCTGTAAAACTTGGAACATTGGGAGTACTAGTAGCATCAGCAATAGTTAAATCTGATAATCCATACCAAGTAATGAAAGATATGGCACTGAATGGGTTAAAAGCTCTAGAAAAATAA
- the fbp gene encoding fructose-1,6-bisphosphate aldolase/phosphatase gives MSEGEKITLSIIKADVGSMSGHVMPHPDQLAAATKVLAEAKQKGLLIDFYVTHVGDDIQLIMTHRKGVDAPEIHELAWNAFQAAAKVAKELKLYAAGQDLLSDAFSGNVRGLGPGVAEIEMVERKAETVITFHADKTEPGAFNLPIFRIFADPFNTAGLVIDPRMHEGFIFEVYDVFEGKSVKLSAPEEMYDILALIGTPSRYVVRRVYRKSDNLQAAVVSVERLNLIAGKYVGKDDPVAIVRAQHGLPAVGEVLEAFSFPHLVAGWMRGSHHGPLIPVPQRYARVTRFDGPPRVMALGWNIAKGRLIGPVDLFDDVAFDETRKLGVQIAEYMRRHGPFMPHRLGPEEMEYTTLPAVLEKLKDRFVKTEEVHVIKRHSALLSGTSEEEHD, from the coding sequence ATGTCAGAGGGTGAAAAGATAACTTTATCAATTATTAAAGCAGATGTTGGATCAATGTCTGGGCATGTAATGCCTCATCCTGACCAGTTAGCAGCAGCCACTAAGGTATTAGCTGAAGCTAAGCAGAAGGGATTGTTAATAGACTTCTATGTAACACATGTTGGTGACGACATACAGCTGATAATGACTCATAGAAAAGGAGTTGATGCTCCAGAAATACATGAGTTAGCATGGAATGCTTTTCAAGCTGCAGCAAAGGTTGCTAAAGAGCTAAAACTATATGCTGCTGGACAAGACTTGTTAAGTGATGCATTCTCAGGAAATGTCCGAGGCCTTGGTCCAGGTGTCGCAGAAATTGAGATGGTTGAGAGAAAAGCAGAAACAGTGATTACATTCCACGCGGATAAAACCGAGCCTGGAGCATTTAATTTACCTATCTTCAGAATATTTGCTGACCCATTCAACACTGCTGGTTTAGTAATTGATCCAAGAATGCATGAAGGCTTCATATTCGAAGTCTACGACGTATTTGAAGGTAAATCTGTTAAGCTTAGCGCTCCTGAGGAAATGTATGATATACTAGCTTTAATAGGGACCCCTAGCAGGTATGTGGTTAGAAGAGTTTATAGAAAAAGCGACAACTTACAAGCAGCTGTCGTAAGTGTTGAGAGGTTGAATTTAATCGCTGGAAAATACGTTGGTAAAGATGATCCTGTAGCTATAGTTAGAGCACAGCATGGATTACCAGCTGTAGGAGAGGTACTTGAAGCATTCTCATTCCCACACCTAGTAGCTGGCTGGATGCGTGGCAGTCATCATGGTCCGTTAATACCTGTTCCACAGAGATATGCTAGGGTTACAAGATTTGATGGACCACCACGTGTAATGGCGCTTGGCTGGAATATTGCTAAAGGCAGACTTATTGGCCCAGTAGACTTGTTCGATGATGTGGCATTTGACGAGACAAGAAAACTAGGTGTACAAATAGCAGAATACATGAGGCGCCACGGACCATTCATGCCTCACCGTCTAGGACCAGAAGAAATGGAATACACTACGCTACCAGCAGTATTGGAGAAGCTTAAAGATAGATTTGTGAAGACGGAAGAAGTCCACGTAATTAAAAGACATAGTGCATTATTATCTGGAACTAGCGAAGAAGAACATGATTAA